One Epinephelus lanceolatus isolate andai-2023 chromosome 17, ASM4190304v1, whole genome shotgun sequence genomic window carries:
- the gdf10a gene encoding growth/differentiation factor 10 yields MAALRMISSHLFLLMLNCFLGAASVKIMKGVSGSAQDSSFLQPSSDPLLDDLDQDMVSQHMSKLYEKYNRENRLREGNTVRSFRASQDSSDHRTVYRLNLTTLQDSEVILSATFHFLLDRRPHQKPWFCKRFKSPSCRSSAVHPSPSISLLLRSVSSGSEVRSGSMGSLLGNVTFHPHRRGVWQMKDVTQVIKEAWNKGHLLVSVELDLEHQYQRKAEVALSGGSLPYLLLYANDQALAEPNSVAASLQRYDPFSEGGEPSHSSHRPDSSPESKGRERRDATLLSDPIQNNELPEVDYRPDVYRKDDLWESTWYLALKPKPGRKEKKRKSQQEGVEQGRGAHSKEEPQVLKEAERTSQGLKPDESTEKKVKASLTPSDGRKHERRHEGKDGKKYKGSVNSQSPVLNFDEQTMRKARRRQWGDTQHRGCSRRNLRVDFADIGWSEWVIAPKAFEAYYCAGTCGFPMPKVTRPSNHATIQSIVRAVGIIPGVPEPCCVPEKMSPLAVLYQDESRNPVLKVYPNMSVQSCSCR; encoded by the exons ATGGCAGCTCTGCGTATGATTTCCTCGCACCTGTTCCTGTTGATGTTGAACTGTTTCCTGGGTGCTGCATCAGTTAAGATCATGAAAGGGGTCTCTGGGAGCGCACAGGACAGCAGCTTCCTCCAGCCCTCGTCGGACCCGCTTTTAGATGACCTGGATCAGGACATGGTCTCCCAGCACATGTCCAAACTGTACGAGAAATACAACAGGGAAAACCGCCTTAGAGAGGGGAACACTGTCAGGAGTTTCAGAGCCAGCCAAG ACTCCTCTGACCACCGGACAGTGTACCGACTAAACCTTACAACCCTCCAGGACTCAGAGGTCATCCTCTCTGCCACATTCCACTTCCTGCTCGATCGGCGCCCCCATCAGAAACCCTGGTTCTGTAAACGCTTCAAAAGCCCATCCTGTCGCTCCTCGGCCGTCCACCCTTCTCCGTCCATCAGCCTGCTCCTTCGCTCTGTCTCCTCcgggtcagaggtcagatctGGGTCAATGGGGTCACTTCTAGGCAATGTGACCTTCCACCCCCACAGGAGAGGGGTGTGGCAGATGAAAGACGTGACCCAGGTCATAAAGGAGGCATGGAACAAGGGTCATCTTCTTGTTTCAGTGGAGCTGGACTTAGAGCATCAGTACCAGAGGAAAGCAGAGGTGGCACTGTCTGGTGGCAGCCTGCCTTACCTGTTACTGTATGCTAATGACCAAGCCTTGGCTGAGCCCAACAGCGTGGCAGCAAGCCTTCAGAGATATGACCCCTTCAGCGAGGGAGGAGAGCCCTCACATTCCTCTCACAGACCTGACTCCTCACCGGAGTCAAAAGGACGCGAAAGAAGGGATGCAACTCTGCTCTCTGACCCCATTCAGAACAATGAGCTGCCTGAGGTTGACTACAGGCCTGATGTGTACAGGAAAGATGACCTCTGGGAGAGCACTTGGTATCTGGCACTCAAACCTAAACCAGgaaggaaagagaagaagagaaagagccAACAGGAAGGAGTAGAACAAGGTAGGGGAGCACATAGTAAAGAAGAACCTCAGGTTCTCAAAGAAGCAGAACGAACATCACAGGGGCTCAAACCTGATGAGTCAACCGAGAAGAAAGTCAAAGCATCGCTGACTCCCAGTGATGGCCGAAAGCATGAGCGGAGACATGAGGGAAAGGACGGAAAAAAGTACAAGGGGAGCGTTAACTCTCAGTCACCTGTGCTGAACTTTGATGAACAAACGATGCGTAAGGCCAGAAGGAGGCAGTGGGGCGACACCCAGCACAGAGGCTGCTCCAGGAGGAACCTCAGAGTGGATTTCGCAGACATTGGCTGGAGCGAGTGGGTCATAGCACCCAAGGCCTTTGAGGCCTACTACTGTGCTGGCACATGTGGATTCCCCATGCCTAAG GTGACGAGGCCGTCCAACCACGCCACCATCCAGAGCATAGTCCGTGCCGTCGGGATCATCCCTGGAGTTCCTGAGCCCTGCTGTGTCCCAGAAAAGATGAGTCCTCTGGCTGTGCTCTACCAGGATGAATCCAGGAACCCGGTGCTCAAGGTTTACCCCAACATGTCCGTCCAGTCCTGCTCCTGCAGATAG